In one window of Rathayibacter caricis DSM 15933 DNA:
- a CDS encoding DNA-directed RNA polymerase subunit alpha, with amino-acid sequence MLIAQRPTLTEENISEFRSRFVIEPLEPGFGYTLGNSLRRTLLSSIPGAAVTSIRIDGVLHEFTTVPGVREDVTEIILNIKGLVVSSEHDEPITAYLRKQGAGQVTAADISAPAGVEIHNPELVIATLNDKAKFELELTIERGRGYVSATQNRSEFSEAGQIPVDSIYSPVLKVTYRVEATRAGERTDFDRLVVDVESKPAITPRDAIASAGRTLTELFGLARELNNAAEGIEIGPAPVDAVLSTELSMPIEDLDLSVRSYNCLKREGINNVNELVALSETQLMNIRNFGQKSVDEVKEKLTELGLSLKDSVPGFDGAHFYSYDDESI; translated from the coding sequence GTGCTTATCGCACAGCGTCCGACGCTCACCGAGGAGAACATCTCGGAGTTCCGTTCCCGCTTCGTCATCGAGCCCCTCGAGCCCGGCTTCGGCTACACGCTCGGCAACTCGCTGCGTCGCACCCTGCTGTCCTCCATCCCGGGCGCCGCTGTCACCAGCATCCGGATCGACGGAGTCCTGCACGAGTTCACGACGGTCCCGGGCGTCCGCGAGGACGTCACCGAGATCATCCTGAACATCAAGGGCCTGGTCGTCTCCTCGGAGCACGACGAGCCGATCACCGCCTACCTGCGCAAGCAGGGCGCCGGCCAGGTCACCGCCGCCGACATCTCGGCTCCGGCCGGTGTCGAGATCCACAACCCGGAGCTCGTCATCGCCACGCTGAACGACAAGGCGAAGTTCGAGCTGGAGCTCACGATCGAGCGCGGCCGCGGCTACGTCTCGGCGACCCAGAACCGCAGCGAGTTCTCCGAGGCCGGCCAGATCCCGGTCGACTCGATCTACTCGCCCGTGCTCAAGGTCACCTACCGCGTCGAGGCCACCCGTGCCGGCGAGCGCACCGACTTCGACCGCCTGGTCGTGGACGTCGAGAGCAAGCCGGCCATCACGCCGCGCGACGCGATCGCCTCCGCCGGTCGCACGCTGACCGAGCTGTTCGGACTCGCCCGCGAGCTGAACAACGCGGCCGAGGGCATCGAGATCGGCCCCGCGCCGGTCGACGCCGTCCTCTCGACCGAGCTGTCGATGCCCATCGAGGACCTCGACCTCTCGGTGCGCAGCTACAACTGCCTGAAGCGCGAGGGCATCAACAACGTCAATGAGCTCGTCGCCCTCTCGGAGACGCAGCTCATGAACATCCGCAACTTCGGTCAGAAGTCGGTGGATGAGGTCAAGGAGAAGCTGACGGAGCTCGGCCTGTCGCTCAAGGACTCGGTCCCCGGGTTCGACGGCGCCCACTTCTACAGCTACGACGACGAGAGCATCTAG
- a CDS encoding PTS mannitol transporter subunit IICB, whose amino-acid sequence MTTTSATSTRGGARVHVQRFGTFLSGMVMPNIAAFIAWGFITALFIETGWLPLLGVDATWVQQFGGWSSDPDVVNTGLVGPMITYLLPLLIANTGGRMVYGARGGVVGTIATMGVIVGAGIPMFIGAMIMGPLSAWLMKKVDAIWDGKIKPGFEMLVNNFSAGILGLLLALVAFAGVAPLVEGLSAILGAGVEWLVGAGLLPLTSLFIEPAKILFLNNAINHGVLTPLGVQQAEETGKSFLFLLEANPGPGLGVLLAFAIFGVGAARASAPGAAVIHFIGGIHEIYFPYVLMKPALLAAVILGGATGVATNVAFNSGLRAPASPGSIIAVLLQTANDSFIGVILSVILAAAVSFAVASVIIRAGRKSDLAAAQEGDDKLAAAVAANQANKGKDSAVGSLINAGGANTPQDSSGASVAGATATATQVRNIVFACDAGMGSSAMGASVLRNKMKKAGFEDVTVTNKAIAALEDDVDLVITQAELTERARQRTPGAIHVSVDNFMNSPKYDEVVSLVREQHGQ is encoded by the coding sequence ATGACAACGACGTCAGCGACGTCGACGCGCGGTGGAGCGCGCGTCCACGTCCAGCGTTTCGGCACCTTCCTCTCGGGGATGGTCATGCCGAACATCGCGGCCTTCATCGCCTGGGGCTTCATCACGGCGCTCTTCATCGAGACCGGGTGGCTGCCGCTGCTCGGTGTCGACGCCACCTGGGTCCAGCAGTTCGGCGGCTGGAGCAGCGACCCCGACGTCGTGAACACCGGCCTCGTCGGCCCGATGATCACGTACCTCCTCCCGCTGCTCATCGCGAACACCGGTGGCCGCATGGTCTACGGCGCGCGCGGCGGCGTGGTCGGCACGATCGCGACCATGGGCGTCATCGTCGGCGCCGGCATCCCGATGTTCATCGGCGCCATGATCATGGGCCCGCTCTCGGCATGGCTCATGAAGAAGGTCGACGCGATCTGGGACGGCAAGATCAAGCCCGGCTTCGAGATGCTCGTCAACAACTTCTCGGCCGGGATCCTCGGCCTCCTGCTGGCGCTCGTCGCGTTCGCCGGTGTCGCTCCGCTCGTCGAGGGCCTCTCGGCGATCCTCGGCGCCGGAGTCGAGTGGCTGGTCGGCGCGGGCCTGCTCCCGCTGACGAGCCTCTTCATCGAGCCCGCCAAGATCCTGTTCCTCAACAACGCGATCAACCACGGCGTGCTCACCCCGCTCGGCGTGCAGCAGGCGGAGGAGACCGGCAAGTCCTTCCTCTTCCTCCTCGAGGCGAACCCCGGCCCCGGCCTGGGCGTGCTCCTCGCCTTCGCGATCTTCGGAGTCGGCGCCGCCCGCGCCTCCGCTCCCGGCGCCGCGGTCATCCACTTCATCGGCGGCATCCACGAGATCTACTTCCCGTACGTGCTGATGAAGCCGGCCCTCCTCGCCGCCGTCATCCTCGGCGGCGCGACCGGTGTCGCCACCAACGTCGCCTTCAACTCGGGCCTTCGCGCCCCGGCGTCGCCCGGCTCGATCATCGCGGTGCTCCTGCAGACCGCGAACGACAGCTTCATCGGCGTGATCCTGTCGGTCATCCTCGCGGCCGCCGTCTCGTTCGCCGTCGCCTCGGTGATCATCCGGGCCGGCCGCAAGAGCGACCTCGCCGCAGCGCAGGAGGGCGACGACAAGCTCGCCGCCGCCGTCGCCGCGAACCAGGCCAACAAGGGCAAGGACAGCGCCGTCGGCTCGCTCATCAACGCCGGCGGAGCCAACACCCCGCAGGACTCCAGCGGCGCCTCGGTCGCGGGAGCCACGGCCACCGCGACCCAGGTCCGCAACATCGTGTTCGCCTGCGATGCCGGGATGGGATCGTCCGCCATGGGCGCCTCCGTCCTGCGCAACAAGATGAAGAAGGCGGGCTTCGAGGACGTCACGGTCACCAACAAGGCGATCGCGGCCCTCGAGGACGACGTCGACCTGGTCATCACCCAGGCCGAGCTGACCGAGCGCGCCCGCCAGCGCACGCCCGGCGCGATCCACGTCTCCGTCGACAACTTCATGAACAGCCCGAAGTACGACGAGGTCGTCTCCCTGGTCCGCGAGCAGCACGGCCAGTAG
- the rpsK gene encoding 30S ribosomal protein S11 — protein MATPKSAARKPRRKEKKNIAVGQAHIKSTFNNTIVSITDPSGAVISWASSGGVGFKGSRKSTPFAAQLAAESAARQAQEHGMKKVDVFVKGPGSGRETAIRSLQAAGLEVGSINDVTPQAHNGCRPPKRRRV, from the coding sequence TTGGCTACCCCCAAGTCGGCCGCTCGTAAGCCGCGCCGCAAGGAGAAGAAGAACATCGCCGTGGGCCAGGCCCACATCAAGTCGACGTTCAACAACACGATCGTCTCGATCACCGACCCCTCCGGGGCCGTCATCAGCTGGGCCTCGTCCGGTGGAGTCGGCTTCAAGGGCTCGCGCAAGTCGACGCCGTTCGCCGCTCAGCTCGCCGCCGAGTCGGCCGCGCGCCAGGCTCAGGAGCACGGCATGAAGAAGGTCGACGTCTTCGTGAAGGGCCCGGGCTCGGGTCGCGAGACGGCGATCCGCTCCCTCCAGGCCGCAGGCCTCGAGGTCGGCTCGATCAACGACGTCACGCCCCAGGCGCACAACGGGTGCCGCCCGCCCAAGCGCCGTCGCGTCTAG
- the rpsM gene encoding 30S ribosomal protein S13: MARLAGVDIPREKRVEVALTYIYGVGRTRALATLSDTGIDGNIRVKDLSDDQLVALRDHIEGNYKVEGDLRREVAADIRRKVEIGSYEGLRHRRGLPVRGQRTKTNARTRKGPKRTVAGKKKAGRK, translated from the coding sequence ATGGCACGTCTGGCAGGAGTAGACATCCCGCGCGAGAAGCGCGTGGAGGTCGCACTGACCTACATCTACGGTGTCGGCCGCACTCGGGCGCTCGCGACCCTCAGCGACACCGGGATCGACGGCAACATCCGCGTCAAGGACCTCAGCGACGACCAGCTCGTCGCCCTCCGCGACCACATCGAGGGCAACTACAAGGTGGAGGGAGACCTCCGCCGCGAGGTCGCCGCCGACATCCGCCGCAAGGTCGAGATCGGCTCGTACGAGGGCCTCCGCCACCGTCGCGGCCTCCCGGTCCGTGGACAGCGCACCAAGACGAACGCGCGCACCCGCAAGGGCCCGAAGCGCACCGTCGCCGGCAAGAAGAAGGCCGGCCGCAAGTAA
- the lepB gene encoding signal peptidase I, producing MARNRESSEHERRRWYSHPLVTVLGAIVVIALVQTFFVKVYTVPTGSMERTLQGGGFWGDRILVDRTAALQGDPTTGRIVVFSRDEEWGATDTVGSPLSEAVKYFGDVTSIGPSHEEFLVKRVIATGGQTVSCCDAEGRVLVDGEPLDEDYVFEDFPFGDGATCTTEIRSTRCFDEYTVPEGTLFVLGDHRSNSNDSLGLCRGALGPIDSCVKTVPVERVVGRVFAVAWPLTRWRLF from the coding sequence ATGGCGCGCAATCGGGAGTCGTCGGAGCACGAGCGGCGACGCTGGTACTCGCATCCCCTGGTGACGGTGCTGGGCGCGATCGTCGTCATCGCGCTGGTCCAGACCTTCTTCGTGAAGGTGTACACCGTGCCGACCGGCTCGATGGAGCGCACCCTGCAGGGCGGGGGCTTCTGGGGCGACCGGATCCTGGTGGACCGCACGGCGGCACTGCAGGGCGATCCGACGACCGGCCGCATCGTCGTCTTCTCGCGCGACGAGGAGTGGGGTGCCACCGACACCGTCGGGAGCCCGCTCTCCGAGGCGGTGAAGTACTTCGGCGACGTGACCAGCATCGGCCCGTCGCACGAGGAGTTCCTCGTGAAGCGCGTGATCGCCACCGGTGGGCAGACCGTGTCCTGCTGCGACGCCGAGGGGCGCGTGCTGGTCGACGGGGAACCGCTCGACGAGGACTACGTGTTCGAGGACTTCCCGTTCGGGGACGGCGCGACCTGCACGACCGAGATCCGGTCGACGCGGTGCTTCGACGAGTACACGGTGCCCGAGGGGACGCTCTTCGTCCTGGGCGACCACCGGTCGAACTCGAACGACTCCCTGGGGCTGTGCCGCGGCGCACTCGGGCCGATCGACTCGTGCGTGAAGACGGTGCCCGTGGAGCGGGTCGTCGGGCGCGTGTTCGCGGTCGCGTGGCCGCTCACCCGCTGGCGCCTCTTCTGA
- a CDS encoding mannitol-1-phosphate 5-dehydrogenase codes for MPKAVHFGAGNIGRGFVGLILHGAGYEIVFADVNAALIDQLAAADSYEVHEVGEESVTHVVDRFRAINSASDEEALVREIATADVVTTAVGPNILRFVAPVIAKGLAARAESAPRLSVMACENAINATRLLQTEVAANLGADEWETLRSRAVFADTAVDRIVPNQEPGQGLDVTVESFFEWVIDRTPFEGGEPELPGATYVDDLEPFIERKLFTVNTGHATAAYVGFAAGAHKLSDALAIPAVHDAVKAALEDTKRLIVAKHGFSDEEQQAYLEKTLKRFGNPYLTDTVDRVGRQPLRKLSRHERFIGPAAELAERGLVPSGLLTAVGAALRFDVPEDPQSVELREKLASLSPEEFVADVTGLAPEHPLFPQLVEVVRA; via the coding sequence ATGCCCAAGGCCGTCCACTTCGGCGCCGGCAACATCGGCCGCGGCTTCGTCGGGCTGATCCTGCACGGGGCCGGCTACGAGATCGTCTTCGCCGACGTCAACGCCGCTCTGATCGACCAGCTCGCCGCCGCGGACAGCTACGAGGTGCACGAGGTGGGGGAGGAGTCGGTCACGCACGTGGTCGACCGCTTCCGCGCGATCAACTCGGCCTCCGACGAGGAGGCGCTCGTGCGCGAGATCGCGACGGCCGATGTCGTCACCACGGCGGTCGGCCCGAACATCCTGCGCTTCGTCGCTCCGGTGATCGCCAAGGGCCTGGCCGCCCGAGCGGAGTCGGCACCGCGGCTGAGCGTGATGGCCTGCGAGAACGCGATCAACGCGACCCGTCTGCTGCAGACCGAGGTCGCCGCGAACCTCGGCGCGGACGAGTGGGAGACGCTGCGCTCCCGCGCGGTCTTCGCCGATACGGCCGTCGACCGCATCGTGCCGAACCAGGAGCCGGGGCAGGGCCTGGACGTCACCGTCGAGAGCTTCTTCGAGTGGGTCATCGACCGCACGCCCTTCGAGGGCGGCGAGCCGGAGCTCCCGGGCGCGACGTACGTCGACGACCTCGAGCCCTTCATCGAGCGCAAGCTCTTCACCGTCAACACCGGGCACGCGACGGCGGCCTACGTCGGCTTCGCCGCCGGAGCGCACAAGCTCTCGGACGCGCTCGCGATCCCGGCGGTGCACGACGCGGTGAAGGCGGCGCTGGAGGACACGAAGAGGCTCATCGTCGCGAAGCACGGCTTCAGCGACGAGGAGCAGCAGGCCTACCTCGAGAAGACGCTCAAGCGCTTCGGCAACCCGTACCTGACCGACACCGTCGACCGGGTCGGCCGCCAGCCGCTGCGCAAGCTCTCGAGGCACGAGCGCTTCATCGGCCCGGCCGCCGAGCTCGCCGAGCGCGGGCTCGTCCCGTCGGGACTGCTCACCGCCGTCGGAGCCGCACTGCGCTTCGACGTGCCGGAGGATCCGCAGAGCGTCGAGCTGCGCGAGAAGCTCGCGTCGCTGTCGCCGGAGGAGTTCGTCGCCGACGTGACCGGGCTCGCTCCCGAGCACCCGCTGTTCCCGCAGCTGGTCGAGGTCGTGCGCGCCTAG
- a CDS encoding PTS sugar transporter subunit IIB produces the protein MRKILIVCGAGASSTFLAHRLRAGAKERGMDASFRSETLTGLADSLPEADVLLVGPHLESQFDGLRRRAERVGAAAALLPHDVFGVHGADTVLDTLPILFAARAVGAGADGDPSVRPAPGTEPDAGHH, from the coding sequence GTGCGGAAGATCCTGATCGTCTGCGGTGCGGGAGCGTCGAGCACGTTCCTGGCGCACCGCTTGCGAGCGGGCGCGAAGGAGCGCGGCATGGACGCCTCGTTCCGGTCGGAGACCCTCACCGGTCTCGCGGACTCCCTCCCGGAGGCCGACGTCCTCCTGGTGGGTCCGCACCTCGAGTCGCAGTTCGATGGACTCCGCCGGCGTGCGGAGCGAGTCGGAGCCGCGGCCGCCCTCCTCCCGCACGACGTCTTCGGAGTGCACGGTGCCGACACCGTGCTCGACACCCTCCCGATCCTCTTCGCCGCTCGCGCGGTCGGGGCGGGGGCGGACGGGGATCCCTCCGTCCGACCGGCACCGGGCACCGAGCCCGACGCCGGCCACCACTGA
- the ptsP gene encoding phosphoenolpyruvate--protein phosphotransferase — translation MTLSTPHTAYASAKLQGTGVGRGLALGPVLRMPEPLPEPEDVASTRTPVQEEERAVSSLSATAATIRHRGERAGGSAKDVLDAQALMAEDPSLADDVKARIANGKTAERAVHEAFAGFRDLLVAMGGYMAERATDLDDVSQRVVAHLRGVAAPGVPESDEPFVLVARDLAPADTALLDLDKVLGLVTSDGGPTSHTAILAREKSITAIVGTTGALDLRDGQLVILDATTGVVTVNPSDAEITEAKAAITERAERLAAPVVPGALADGHAVPLLANLGSADGAQGAVELGAEGVGLFRTEFLFLDAKEAPTVADQAEQYTRLLAAFPGKKVVVRALDAGADKPLSFLNDDHEENPALGLRGLRALRASEQILRDQLTALAQADAATDADLWVMAPMVATVDETRYFTSMARELGIRTAGVMVEVPSSALLADRILGVADFASIGTNDLTQYTLAADRMLGTVSAYQDPWHPAVLRLVGEVGRAGAALGKPVGICGEAAADPLLAVVLVGLGATTLSMSPSALADVRAELAEHTLEDAKRFAELALATDSAAAARSAVTEAIAAS, via the coding sequence ATGACGCTGTCCACTCCCCACACCGCCTACGCCTCCGCGAAGCTCCAGGGCACCGGAGTCGGCCGCGGGCTCGCCCTCGGGCCGGTCCTGCGCATGCCCGAGCCGCTGCCCGAGCCGGAGGACGTCGCGAGCACTCGCACGCCGGTGCAGGAGGAGGAGCGCGCCGTGTCGTCGCTGTCCGCGACCGCTGCGACCATCCGCCACCGCGGTGAGCGCGCCGGCGGGTCGGCCAAGGACGTGCTGGACGCGCAGGCGCTGATGGCGGAGGACCCGTCGCTCGCCGACGACGTGAAGGCGCGCATCGCCAACGGCAAGACCGCGGAGCGCGCAGTGCACGAGGCGTTCGCGGGCTTCCGCGATCTGCTCGTCGCGATGGGCGGCTACATGGCCGAGCGCGCGACCGACCTCGACGACGTCTCGCAGCGCGTCGTGGCGCACCTGCGCGGAGTGGCCGCCCCCGGCGTGCCCGAGTCGGACGAGCCCTTCGTGCTCGTCGCCCGCGACCTCGCGCCGGCCGACACCGCTCTGCTGGATCTCGACAAGGTCCTCGGACTCGTCACGAGCGACGGAGGCCCCACGTCGCACACCGCGATCCTCGCCCGCGAGAAGTCGATCACCGCCATCGTGGGCACCACCGGCGCACTCGATCTCCGCGACGGACAGCTCGTGATCCTCGACGCGACGACCGGCGTCGTCACGGTGAACCCCTCGGACGCTGAGATCACCGAGGCGAAGGCCGCGATCACGGAGCGCGCCGAGCGTCTCGCCGCTCCCGTCGTCCCCGGCGCGCTGGCCGACGGCCACGCCGTGCCGCTGCTCGCCAACCTCGGCTCGGCCGACGGCGCGCAGGGAGCGGTCGAGCTCGGCGCGGAGGGCGTGGGCCTGTTCCGCACCGAGTTCCTCTTCCTCGACGCGAAGGAGGCGCCGACCGTCGCCGACCAGGCCGAGCAGTACACCCGCCTCCTCGCCGCGTTCCCCGGCAAGAAGGTCGTCGTCCGCGCGCTGGACGCCGGCGCCGACAAGCCGCTGAGCTTCCTCAACGACGACCACGAGGAGAACCCCGCCCTGGGACTCCGCGGACTGCGCGCGCTCCGTGCCAGCGAGCAGATCCTCCGCGACCAGCTCACCGCCCTCGCGCAGGCCGACGCCGCGACGGACGCCGACCTCTGGGTCATGGCGCCGATGGTCGCGACCGTCGACGAGACGCGCTACTTCACCTCGATGGCGCGGGAGCTCGGCATCCGCACCGCGGGCGTGATGGTGGAGGTCCCCTCCTCCGCCCTGCTCGCCGATCGGATCCTCGGAGTCGCGGACTTCGCCTCCATCGGGACGAACGACCTCACCCAGTACACGCTGGCCGCCGACCGGATGCTGGGCACCGTCTCGGCCTACCAGGATCCGTGGCACCCGGCCGTCCTCCGCCTCGTCGGCGAGGTCGGGCGCGCGGGAGCCGCACTGGGCAAGCCCGTCGGCATCTGCGGCGAGGCCGCCGCCGACCCCCTGCTCGCCGTGGTCCTCGTGGGCCTCGGCGCGACGACCCTCTCGATGTCGCCGTCGGCCCTCGCCGACGTGCGGGCCGAGCTGGCCGAGCACACCCTCGAGGACGCGAAGCGGTTCGCGGAACTCGCCCTCGCGACGGACAGCGCCGCCGCGGCGCGGTCCGCCGTCACCGAGGCGATCGCCGCCTCCTGA
- the infA gene encoding translation initiation factor IF-1, protein MAKKDGVIEIEGAVVEALPNAMFRVELTNGHKVLAHISGKMRQHYIRILPEDRVIVELSPYDLTRGRIVYRYK, encoded by the coding sequence ATGGCCAAAAAAGACGGTGTCATCGAAATCGAAGGTGCGGTTGTCGAGGCGCTCCCCAACGCGATGTTCCGCGTGGAGCTGACCAACGGACACAAAGTTCTCGCCCACATCTCGGGCAAGATGCGTCAGCACTACATCCGGATCCTCCCCGAGGACCGCGTGATCGTGGAGCTGAGCCCTTACGACCTGACCCGCGGCCGGATCGTCTACCGCTACAAGTAG
- a CDS encoding tRNA pseudouridine synthase A, with translation MLHRVRLDLAYDGSHFSGWALQPGLRTVQGVLEDALSKVLRTPERTTVTVAGRTDVGVHASAQVAHADLTEEQWTRLSGGRRAGEGVLPQEAVLERRLRGILGQYSDLSVHRVSRAPDGFDARFSARWRRYEYRLADASSLRHPLERAYTTWITESVDEAAMNRAAQSLLGLHDYASFCRARVGATTIRTLLDFDWERDRDGVLHAHLRADAFCHSMVRALVGACVAVGNGRLAEGDVEPLRDAVARTNAFAVMPARGLVLREVDYPEDSSLAERAVLTRMRRTLPVVEPVPEDPS, from the coding sequence GTGCTTCACCGCGTCCGCCTCGACCTGGCCTACGACGGCTCCCACTTCTCGGGCTGGGCCCTCCAGCCCGGACTCCGCACGGTGCAGGGGGTGCTCGAGGACGCGCTGTCGAAGGTGCTCCGGACTCCCGAGCGCACCACCGTCACCGTCGCGGGTCGGACGGACGTCGGGGTGCACGCGAGCGCCCAAGTCGCGCACGCGGACCTCACCGAGGAGCAGTGGACCCGCTTGAGCGGCGGGCGGCGCGCGGGGGAGGGCGTCCTGCCGCAGGAGGCGGTGCTGGAACGGCGGCTCCGGGGGATCCTGGGTCAGTACTCCGACCTCAGCGTGCACCGCGTCTCGCGAGCGCCCGACGGCTTCGACGCGCGCTTCTCGGCGCGCTGGCGGCGCTACGAGTACCGCCTGGCCGACGCCTCCTCCCTCCGCCACCCGCTCGAGCGCGCGTACACGACCTGGATCACGGAGTCGGTGGACGAGGCCGCGATGAACCGTGCGGCGCAGTCCCTCCTGGGGCTGCACGACTACGCGTCGTTCTGCCGAGCGCGGGTCGGCGCCACGACGATCCGCACGCTGCTCGACTTCGACTGGGAGCGCGATCGCGACGGAGTGCTGCACGCGCACCTGAGGGCCGACGCCTTCTGCCACAGCATGGTGCGCGCGCTCGTGGGCGCGTGCGTCGCGGTGGGGAACGGACGCCTCGCCGAGGGCGACGTCGAGCCGCTGCGCGACGCCGTCGCCCGCACCAACGCCTTCGCCGTGATGCCGGCGCGGGGGCTCGTCCTGCGCGAGGTCGACTATCCTGAGGACTCCTCGCTCGCCGAGCGCGCCGTCCTGACGCGCATGCGCCGGACCCTGCCGGTCGTCGAGCCCGTGCCGGAGGACCCGTCATGA
- a CDS encoding HPr family phosphocarrier protein has product MVERTVQVASSKGLHARPASLFSQAAAKSGQKVLVKKGDATAVNAASILGIISLGIEHGDDLTLTVEGDNEQAVLDELAEFLTTDHDA; this is encoded by the coding sequence ATGGTCGAGCGCACTGTTCAGGTCGCATCGTCGAAGGGCCTCCACGCCCGCCCCGCCTCGCTCTTCAGCCAGGCCGCGGCGAAGTCGGGGCAGAAGGTCCTCGTCAAGAAGGGCGACGCGACCGCGGTCAACGCCGCGTCGATCCTCGGGATCATCTCCCTCGGCATCGAGCACGGCGACGACCTGACCCTCACGGTCGAGGGCGACAACGAGCAGGCCGTCCTCGACGAGCTGGCGGAGTTCCTGACCACGGACCACGACGCCTAG
- the rplM gene encoding 50S ribosomal protein L13, producing the protein MTRTFSPKPADVQHDWIVIDASDVVLGRLATHAAALLRGKHKATFAPHMDMGDFVIIVNAEKVALTGQKLLQKKAYRHSGYPGGLSATTYAELLEKNPIRAVEKAIRGMLPKNSLGRAQLRKLKVYTGTEHPHAAQQPKAYAFTQVAQ; encoded by the coding sequence GTGACTCGCACTTTTTCTCCGAAGCCGGCTGACGTCCAGCACGACTGGATCGTCATCGACGCGTCCGACGTCGTGCTCGGCCGTCTCGCCACCCACGCCGCGGCGCTCCTGCGCGGCAAGCACAAGGCCACCTTCGCGCCGCACATGGACATGGGCGACTTCGTCATCATCGTCAACGCCGAGAAGGTCGCCCTCACCGGTCAGAAGCTCCTCCAGAAGAAGGCGTACCGCCACTCCGGCTACCCGGGCGGCCTCTCGGCCACCACGTACGCCGAGCTCCTCGAGAAGAACCCGATCCGCGCCGTCGAGAAGGCCATCCGCGGAATGCTCCCCAAGAACTCCCTCGGTCGTGCGCAGCTGCGCAAGCTGAAGGTCTACACGGGCACCGAGCACCCCCACGCGGCGCAGCAGCCCAAGGCGTACGCCTTCACCCAGGTCGCCCAGTAG
- a CDS encoding PTS sugar transporter subunit IIA, translating into MSEVLTIGQINASGTATTKEAAIKEAADMLVGVGAVTPAYHEAMLAREATVSTYMGNLLAIPHGTNDAKDEIRSSALSFVRYGQPIDWDGNEVRFVVGIAGVNNEHLEILSKIAIIFSEEDEVQKLLDAPDAQALYGLLGEVNS; encoded by the coding sequence ATGAGCGAAGTGCTCACCATCGGACAGATCAACGCCTCCGGCACCGCCACCACGAAGGAGGCCGCCATCAAGGAGGCCGCCGACATGCTCGTGGGAGTCGGCGCGGTGACGCCCGCCTACCACGAGGCCATGCTCGCCCGCGAGGCGACCGTCTCCACCTACATGGGCAACCTGCTCGCGATCCCGCACGGCACCAACGACGCGAAGGACGAGATCCGCTCCTCCGCGCTGTCGTTCGTCCGCTACGGCCAGCCGATCGACTGGGACGGCAACGAGGTGCGCTTCGTCGTCGGCATCGCCGGAGTGAACAACGAGCACCTCGAGATCCTCTCCAAGATCGCCATCATCTTCTCGGAGGAGGACGAGGTGCAGAAGCTCCTCGACGCCCCCGACGCGCAGGCGCTCTACGGGCTCCTCGGGGAGGTCAACTCCTGA
- the rpmJ gene encoding 50S ribosomal protein L36: MKVNPSVKRICDHCKIIRRHGNVMVICSSNPRHKQRQG; the protein is encoded by the coding sequence ATGAAGGTCAACCCCAGCGTCAAGCGCATCTGCGACCACTGCAAGATCATCCGCCGCCACGGCAACGTGATGGTCATCTGCAGCAGCAACCCCCGCCACAAGCAGCGCCAGGGCTAG
- the rplQ gene encoding 50S ribosomal protein L17 encodes MPKPTKGPRLGGGPAHERLLLANLAAALFTHKSIKTTETKAKRLRPLAERLVTFAKRGDLHARRRVLATIGDKSVVHELFTEIAPLVAEREGGYTRITKIGPRKGDNAPMAVIELVLEPVTPKAKKTRTATAPVAAPVEDAPVEETDVQDAPAEEAATAQDAPVEDAPVEETSETK; translated from the coding sequence ATGCCCAAGCCCACCAAGGGCCCCCGCCTCGGAGGCGGTCCCGCACACGAGCGTCTGCTCCTCGCGAACCTGGCCGCGGCCCTGTTCACGCACAAGAGCATCAAGACGACGGAGACCAAGGCCAAGCGCCTGCGTCCGCTCGCCGAGCGTCTCGTGACGTTCGCCAAGCGCGGCGACCTGCACGCCCGTCGTCGCGTCCTCGCGACGATCGGCGACAAGTCCGTCGTCCACGAGCTCTTCACCGAGATCGCTCCGCTCGTCGCCGAGCGCGAGGGCGGCTACACCCGCATCACGAAGATCGGCCCGCGCAAGGGCGACAACGCCCCCATGGCGGTCATCGAGCTCGTCCTCGAGCCCGTGACCCCGAAGGCGAAGAAGACCCGCACCGCGACGGCGCCCGTGGCGGCTCCCGTCGAGGACGCGCCCGTCGAGGAGACCGACGTCCAGGACGCTCCGGCCGAGGAGGCCGCGACCGCCCAGGACGCTCCCGTCGAGGACGCCCCGGTCGAGGAGACCAGCGAGACCAAGTAG